In Candidatus Eisenbacteria bacterium, a single window of DNA contains:
- the pyrF gene encoding orotidine-5'-phosphate decarboxylase, giving the protein MDGKAEIALALDGMDDRRALEMVDLLRGRIGLYKVGLELFTRFGPGLVREISARGGGVFLDGKYHDIPSTVAGAVRSAAALDVRMLTLHGSGGEEMLRAAAGARGEAGTKLLAVTVLTSRSGPETAGEVERIALLSRETGMDGVVVSAREAERARSIGGERFLVVTPGIRPAGTPAHDQARTATPAEAVRAGADVLVIGRPITTAADPLRAAEAILEEMERAR; this is encoded by the coding sequence ATGGACGGAAAAGCGGAAATCGCGCTCGCGCTGGACGGGATGGACGACCGGCGCGCGTTGGAGATGGTGGATCTCCTCCGCGGGCGGATCGGCCTGTATAAAGTCGGGCTGGAACTGTTCACCCGTTTCGGACCCGGACTCGTCCGGGAGATCTCCGCTCGGGGGGGCGGCGTCTTTCTGGATGGTAAATATCACGACATCCCGTCCACCGTGGCGGGGGCGGTGCGTTCCGCCGCGGCGCTGGATGTCCGGATGCTGACGCTCCACGGTTCCGGAGGGGAGGAGATGCTCCGCGCCGCGGCCGGGGCGCGGGGGGAGGCGGGCACGAAACTGCTCGCGGTGACCGTTCTCACCAGCCGTTCCGGGCCGGAGACGGCCGGGGAGGTGGAGCGGATCGCCCTTCTGTCGCGGGAGACGGGAATGGACGGCGTCGTCGTCTCGGCCCGTGAGGCGGAGAGGGCGCGCTCGATCGGCGGGGAGCGTTTTCTCGTGGTGACGCCGGGCATCCGTCCCGCCGGGACGCCCGCCCACGATCAGGCGCGAACCGCCACGCCGGCCGAAGCGGTCCGCGCCGGCGCCGACGTTTTGGTGATCGGCCGCCCCATAACCACAGCCGCCGACCCGCTCCGGGCGGCGGAGGCGATCCTGGAGGAGATGGAACGTGCGCGGTGA
- a CDS encoding orotate phosphoribosyltransferase — MRGEELLGLYEREGALLRGHFLLRSGKHAERYLQSALLLSRPPLAEKAGETLADLIREFGPRTILAPALGGIVIGHETARALGARAIFAERREDRFLLRRGFRLAPGEPVAVVEDVVTTGGSLRSVIDMAERLGAKVVAVAALVDRSEGRARIPVPFRPAATLELAVYDPASCPLCREGIPIDEPGSRGDDA; from the coding sequence GTGCGCGGTGAGGAACTGCTCGGACTTTACGAACGGGAGGGTGCGCTCCTCCGGGGACACTTTCTGCTCCGCTCGGGCAAGCACGCCGAGCGATACCTGCAATCGGCGCTTCTCCTGAGCCGCCCGCCCCTCGCCGAGAAAGCCGGCGAGACCCTGGCCGACCTGATCCGGGAGTTCGGCCCGCGGACGATTCTCGCTCCCGCGCTGGGGGGAATCGTGATCGGCCATGAGACGGCCCGGGCTCTCGGCGCCCGAGCCATTTTCGCGGAGCGCCGGGAGGACCGGTTCCTCCTCCGCCGCGGGTTCCGCCTGGCGCCGGGCGAACCGGTGGCGGTGGTGGAGGACGTGGTCACTACGGGCGGCTCCCTCCGTTCCGTCATCGACATGGCGGAGCGGCTCGGCGCGAAGGTGGTCGCCGTCGCGGCCCTGGTGGACCGCTCCGAAGGGCGGGCCCGCATTCCCGTCCCCTTCCGTCCGGCGGCGACCCTCGAACTCGCCGTCTACGATCCGGCGAGCTGCCCTCTCTGCCGCGAGGGGATTCCGATCGACGAACCGGGGAGCCGCGGGGACGATGCTTGA